From a single Camarhynchus parvulus chromosome 20, STF_HiC, whole genome shotgun sequence genomic region:
- the CCN5 gene encoding WNT1-inducible-signaling pathway protein 2 has product MSLQLEKQLLFLSLLCILSKVCAQLCRRPCYCPWVPPRCPRGSPLVLDGCGCCKVCARRLGEPCDFLHVCDQSQGLVCDYSSAPAGTGGTCNFEDDEEGCEVNGRLYRDGEVFQPSCKIQCHCLDGGFTCIPLCQEDVRLPSPDCPFPRRVEIPGKCCPEWVCEGAQEQPLPQDARAAPGAVSPLLRYPCPPWGTEWSACSATCGLGFASRVSNQNRLCRLETQRRLCSAGPCPALPAALPARARGGRL; this is encoded by the exons ATGAGCCtccagctggagaagcagctcctcttcctctccctgctctgcattcTCTCCAAG GtttgtgcccagctgtgccggAGGCCGTGCTACTGTCCCTGGGTGccaccccgctgtccccgcggcTCCCCCCTGGTCCTGGATGGGTGTGGCTGCTGCAAGGTCTGTGCCCGGCGCCTGGGAGAGCCCTGCGACTTCCTGCACGTCTGTGACCAGAGCCAGGGCCTCGTCTGTGACTACAGCTCAGCACCTGCGGGGACGGGAGGCACCTGCAact TTGAGGACGATGAGGAGGGCTGCGAGGTGAACGGCCGGCTCTACCGAGACGGGGAGgttttccagcccagctgcaaaATCCAGTGCCACTGCCTGGACGGGGGCTTCACCTGCATCCCGCTGTGCCAGGAGGATGTGAGGCTGCCCAGCCCCGACTGCCCCTTCCCTCGGCGCGTGGAGATCCCAGGGAAGTGCTGCCCCGAGTGGGTCTGTGAaggtgcccaggagcagcccctgccccaggatgccagggcag CCCCCGGGGCGGTGTCCCCGCTGCTGCGGTACCCCTGCCCGCCGTGGGGCACGGAGTGGAGCGCCTGCTCGGCCACCTGCGGGCTGGGCTTTGCCAGCCGCGTGTCCAACCAGAACCGCCTGTGCCGGCTGGAGACCCAGCGGCGGCTCTGCTCGGCCGGaccctgcccggccctgcccgcagCGCTGCCGGCG AGGGCAAGAGGAGGTCGTTTGTAG
- the LOC115912098 gene encoding P2Y purinoceptor 1-like: MAADALSTWPGNGTRAPCPVDSAFAQRFLPAVYLTVIPLGLLGNGLGLWHLCTGPREGARQPLSLLVGNLGLADLLYVSTLPFLVSYYRQGRVWIFGQPWCRLTRSLFHLNLYASIGFLSCISIHRYLGIVHPLKARGRCRGAASSVWLSVAVWLWVIAQIAPDLAFSKADGNKTQCHDTTGQEHLDVYLPYTFAVTVTGFVIPFLIIIGCYCHVVFVLCRNDSVDASLRRRSIGLVILVMVLFSICFLPYHIFRNLNLFFRWRPQGSCTQASKDVYVSYQVTRGLASLNSALNPLLYVITSKDWRSRVRSISQSARQCLRPPFRSKTPGQAAEKKRNNILCKGEASNEL, translated from the coding sequence ATGGCCGCGGACGCTCTCTCCACGTGGCCCGGCAATGGCACTCGGGCTCCTTGCCCCGTGGATTCCGCCTTCGCCCAGCGCTTCCTGCCCGCCGTGTACCTGACCGTGAtccccctggggctgctgggcaacgggctggggctgtggcacctCTGCACAGGACCTCGAGAGGGTGCCCGCCAGCCGCTCAGCCTGCTGGTGGGCAACCTGGGGCTGGCCGACCTGCTCTATGTCAGCACTCTGCCCTTCCTCGTCAGCTACTACCGCCAAGGCAGAGTGTGGATCTTCGGGCAGCCCTGGTGCCGCCTCACCCGCAGCCTCTTCCACCTCAACCTCTACGCCAGCATCGGCTTCCTCAGCTGCATCAGCATCCACCGCTACCTGGGCATCGTGCACCCGCTGAAGGCGCGGGGCAGGTGCCGGGGTGCCGCCTCCTCCGTGTGGCTCAGCGTGGCAGTGTGGCTCTGGGTCATCGCACAGATAGCTCCCGACCTCGCCTTCAGCAAGGCAGACGGCAACAAGACGCAGTGCCACGACACGACGGGACAGGAGCACCTGGATGTTTACTTGCCCTACACCTTTGCTGTCACCGTGACGGGCTTTGTCATCCCGTTCCTCATCATCATCGGCTGCTACTGCCACGTGGTGTTCGTGCTCTGCAGGAATGACAGCGTGGACGCCAGCCTCAGGAGGAGAAGCATCGGGCTGGTGATCCTCGTCATGGTTCTCTTTTCCATCTGCTTCCTCCCCTACCACATCTTCAGAAACCTCAACTTGTTTTTTCGTTGGCGGCCACAAGGGTCCTGCACACAGGCTTCAAAGGATGTCTACGTTTCCTACCAGGTGACTCGGGGCCTGGCCAGCCTCAACAGTGCCCTCAACCCCCTGCTCTACGTGATCACCAGCAAAGACTGGAGGTCACGAGTGAGAAGCATCAGCCAAAGTGCCAGGCAGTGTCTGAGGCCACCCTTCCGGAGCAAAACCCCTGGCCAGGCAGCTGAGAAGAAGAGGAACAACATTCTTTGTAAAGGGGAGGCTTCTAACGAGCTCTGA